GCCCGGCCGCTGCCACTGCCACTGCCCGGGGGCGTCCTGCACCGCGCGGTGCGGGCCGGTACCGGGGTCGACGTGCTGGCCGCCGGGGTGGGGCCCGCCGCGGCCGCCGCCGGCGCCGCCACCGCCCTCGCGCTGCACCGCTACGACCTGGTGGTCTCGGCCGGGATCGCCGGCGGCTTCGCGCCGCACGCCCCGATCGGCTCGGTGGTGGTCGCGGACGCGATCGTCGCCGCCGACCTGGGCGCCGAGACGCCCGAGGGCTTCGCCGACGTCACGGCGCTGGGCTTCGGCACCGTCCGGCACGCCCCGCCGCCGGCCGCCGCCCGGGCGGCCGCCGAGGCGCTGCGGGCCGCCGGCCTGGCCGTCGCCACCGGCGCCGTGCTCACCGTCTCGACCGTCACCGGCAGTGCCGGGCGGGCCGAGGAGCTGGCCGCCCGGCACCCCGGCGCGGCCGCCGAGGCGATGGAGGGCTTCGGCGTGGCCGAGGCCGCCGCCCGGCACGGCCTGCCGGTGTTGGAGGTCCGTACCGTCTCCAACGCGGTGGGCCCGCGCGACCGCTCGGCCTGGCGGATCGGCGAGGCGCTGGCCGCGCTGGCCGGGGTGTTCGCCGCCCTGCCGTACCCGGAGCTGCTCAAGGAGGTCCACCGTGGCTGAGCCCCTGCGTATCGCCTACTCCCCGTGCCCGAACGACACTTTCGTCTTCCACGCCTGGGCGCACGGCCTGGTGCCCGGCGCGGACGCGCCCGAGGTGACCTTCGCGGACATCGACATCACCAACG
The sequence above is a segment of the Kitasatospora sp. NBC_00240 genome. Coding sequences within it:
- a CDS encoding futalosine hydrolase gives rise to the protein MTTRTSDTEQPGLPQARLLVVVAVPAEAEAVLRGLGDDARPLPLPLPGGVLHRAVRAGTGVDVLAAGVGPAAAAAGAATALALHRYDLVVSAGIAGGFAPHAPIGSVVVADAIVAADLGAETPEGFADVTALGFGTVRHAPPPAAARAAAEALRAAGLAVATGAVLTVSTVTGSAGRAEELAARHPGAAAEAMEGFGVAEAAARHGLPVLEVRTVSNAVGPRDRSAWRIGEALAALAGVFAALPYPELLKEVHRG